One region of Rhodocaloribacter litoris genomic DNA includes:
- a CDS encoding DUF411 domain-containing protein: MNKKLIAGLSGVALVAVLGLAFSLNGRAELPKMVVYKSPTCGCCSKWVDHMRAAGFTVETHDVRDVSPVKAQYGVSQRLASCHTALVDGYVVEGHVPAEQVKRLLEARPAVTGLAVPGMPMGSPGMEGAYAEAYDVLTFDAHGNTSVFAHIPAR; encoded by the coding sequence ATGAACAAGAAGCTTATCGCCGGGCTGAGCGGCGTGGCGCTCGTCGCCGTGCTGGGTCTCGCCTTCTCGCTCAACGGCCGTGCCGAACTGCCGAAGATGGTCGTCTACAAGTCGCCGACGTGCGGGTGCTGCAGCAAATGGGTCGATCACATGCGGGCGGCCGGTTTCACCGTGGAGACGCACGATGTGCGGGACGTCTCTCCCGTGAAGGCGCAGTACGGCGTGTCGCAGCGCCTGGCCTCGTGCCACACGGCGCTGGTGGACGGCTACGTCGTCGAGGGGCACGTGCCGGCCGAACAGGTGAAGCGGCTGCTCGAAGCACGCCCGGCGGTGACCGGGCTGGCCGTGCCCGGCATGCCGATGGGCTCGCCCGGCATGGAAGGGGCGTATGCGGAGGCCTATGACGTGCTCACCTTCGACGCCCACGGTAACACCTCCGTCTTCGCGCACATTCCCGCACGCTGA
- a CDS encoding FTR1 family protein, with product MPGFPSSLPAAPVRALLALLCLPVLPAFAQAPDAARTLVHVLDYMAQDYPEAVEAGVIVNADEYAEMEEFALTARRLLDALVQEGHLPADSALYGASTRLAALVATKADPEAVARTARDLRAGVIRHVGLPVAPARWPDPAAGAALYAERCAACHGDRGDGNGPAAAGLEPAPTPFATGVRVASLSPFQAYNTIRLGVEGTAMAPYPDLTDEQVWALAFFVKSMKAAREHPGAAATAGLAALRAHVTLEQVASLNDADLAAVLAEAGVADPPRAVAALRTAPPPTRQDALSRAGQLLDEALAAFLKGDPGAARGLAVRAYLEGVEPVEPSLRANAPALTARLERQMMAVRNTLQASAPAGEARAAVAEAHAVLAEARDVLDRRPSSPWFAFFMAASILLREGLEAFLIILAILSVLRAAGQRHAARWVHAGWLAAVGVGVLAWFFSDLVIRFGATQREAMEGGIALLAVGVLLYAGFWLHSKTEIHRWKAFIETRIQTALQGSNLFGLAAIAFMAVFREAFESVLFLSALTLQEGPGSKAAVAGGAVLAIAGVLVLAFIALRASARLPVRTLFKYSSLAMGVLSVILAGKAIHAFQETGWLSVTPSPLPWRADLLGLFPTIETLIAQLLIAAVVVLIYTLPRLHRPASRTA from the coding sequence ATGCCCGGTTTTCCTTCCAGCCTGCCGGCCGCCCCCGTGAGGGCCTTGCTGGCCCTGTTGTGCCTGCCGGTCCTGCCCGCCTTTGCCCAGGCGCCCGATGCCGCCCGCACCCTCGTACACGTGCTCGACTACATGGCCCAGGACTACCCCGAAGCCGTCGAGGCCGGGGTGATCGTGAACGCGGACGAGTACGCCGAGATGGAGGAATTCGCCCTTACGGCCCGCCGGCTCCTCGACGCACTGGTGCAGGAAGGCCACCTGCCGGCCGACTCGGCCCTCTACGGGGCAAGCACACGGCTGGCGGCGCTGGTGGCGACCAAAGCCGACCCGGAAGCGGTGGCCCGGACCGCACGGGACCTCCGGGCCGGGGTGATCCGCCATGTGGGGCTCCCGGTGGCGCCGGCCCGGTGGCCGGACCCGGCCGCGGGCGCCGCGCTCTACGCCGAACGCTGTGCCGCCTGCCACGGCGACCGCGGCGACGGAAACGGCCCGGCCGCCGCCGGCCTCGAACCCGCCCCGACCCCCTTCGCCACCGGCGTGCGCGTCGCCTCCCTCTCCCCCTTCCAGGCCTACAACACCATCCGGCTCGGCGTCGAGGGCACGGCCATGGCCCCCTACCCGGATCTGACGGACGAGCAGGTGTGGGCGCTGGCGTTCTTCGTCAAGTCGATGAAGGCGGCCCGCGAGCACCCCGGCGCGGCCGCAACGGCCGGCCTGGCCGCGCTCCGTGCGCACGTGACGCTCGAACAGGTGGCCTCGCTCAACGACGCCGACCTGGCCGCCGTGCTCGCCGAAGCCGGTGTGGCGGATCCGCCCCGGGCCGTCGCCGCCCTGCGCACGGCGCCCCCGCCGACCCGCCAGGACGCCCTCAGCCGCGCCGGGCAACTGCTCGACGAGGCGCTGGCCGCCTTCCTGAAGGGGGACCCCGGGGCCGCGCGGGGGCTGGCCGTCCGTGCCTACCTCGAAGGCGTGGAGCCCGTCGAACCGTCGCTCCGGGCGAACGCCCCGGCCCTCACCGCCCGGCTCGAACGGCAGATGATGGCCGTGCGCAACACCCTGCAGGCGAGCGCCCCCGCCGGCGAGGCCCGGGCGGCCGTCGCCGAAGCCCACGCCGTGCTGGCCGAGGCCCGCGACGTGCTGGACCGGCGTCCTTCGTCGCCCTGGTTCGCTTTCTTCATGGCCGCCTCCATCCTGCTGCGCGAAGGCCTCGAAGCGTTTCTGATCATCCTGGCCATCCTGAGCGTGCTCCGCGCCGCCGGCCAGCGCCACGCCGCCCGCTGGGTTCATGCCGGATGGCTGGCCGCCGTCGGCGTCGGCGTGCTCGCCTGGTTCTTCTCGGACCTGGTCATCCGGTTCGGAGCCACGCAGCGCGAGGCCATGGAAGGCGGCATCGCCCTGCTGGCCGTCGGCGTGTTGCTCTATGCCGGCTTCTGGCTGCACAGCAAGACGGAAATCCACAGGTGGAAGGCCTTCATCGAAACGCGGATCCAGACCGCCTTGCAGGGAAGTAACCTGTTCGGGCTGGCGGCCATCGCCTTCATGGCCGTCTTCCGCGAGGCCTTCGAGTCGGTGCTGTTCCTCTCGGCGTTGACGCTGCAGGAAGGGCCGGGCAGCAAGGCGGCCGTCGCCGGAGGGGCCGTGCTCGCCATCGCCGGCGTGCTGGTGCTCGCGTTCATCGCCCTGCGTGCCTCGGCCCGTCTCCCCGTGCGCACGCTGTTCAAGTATTCCTCCCTGGCGATGGGCGTGCTCTCGGTGATCCTCGCCGGGAAAGCCATTCATGCCTTTCAGGAGACGGGCTGGCTCTCGGTTACCCCGTCGCCGTTGCCCTGGCGCGCCGACCTGCTGGGCCTCTTCCCGACGATCGAGACCCTGATCGCCCAGCTCCTCATCGCGGCGGTCGTGGTGCTGATCTATACCCTGCCCCGGCTGCACCGGCCCGCTTCCCGGACCGCATGA
- a CDS encoding amidohydrolase family protein — MYRPQTARTSGCVVLLLLLLVPRFLSAQPRTYGDLAEGPYDRLVIRGAMVIPGHGGPPVGPYDLIIEGNRIADMIPLDPVTLERRGALERPTGDRVIDAEGMYVMPGMIDLHMHLRQEPMPLEYVYYLKLAHGVTTMVPAPDRGLDAAMEQARLSARNEILAPRMFPIWSWGDKTGHDRAFLEDPANAPQIAREMRAQGMHVTSVGPLGWNPALLAAVCRAVEAAGGITTYHIPPSTAAVTNAVDAARAGVTMIEHHYAYAESSLDRSVQDFPRDYNYNDENARFRHAGKVWLEANRERLLTEVADSLVAYGVTMLPTRVVYEANRDILRAQSLPWHEKYTHQALINWNLPNPAYHGSYHYDWTSDDEYYWSYAFDLWGELIFAFNKRGGRVAYGTDDNYIWATPGFSNVRELQLLRETGLHTLEVLKAATYNSARTLRQPDLGLVRPGFLADLLIVDGSPLYNLRFLYAFGALTLDEDGNMYRTRGIVHTIKDGIVIENARLMEEVARMVAASKQGVDANPVNAPFILQRPTGDGD, encoded by the coding sequence ATGTACCGTCCCCAGACCGCCCGGACGAGCGGCTGCGTCGTCCTGTTGCTGCTCCTGCTCGTCCCGCGCTTCCTGTCCGCCCAGCCCCGCACCTACGGCGACCTGGCCGAAGGCCCCTACGACCGCCTCGTCATCCGGGGTGCCATGGTCATCCCCGGCCACGGCGGCCCGCCGGTCGGTCCCTATGACCTCATCATCGAGGGCAACCGCATCGCCGACATGATCCCCCTGGACCCGGTGACCCTCGAGCGCCGGGGCGCGCTCGAACGTCCCACCGGCGACCGGGTCATCGACGCCGAAGGCATGTACGTGATGCCGGGCATGATCGACCTGCACATGCACCTGCGGCAAGAGCCGATGCCGCTCGAGTATGTGTACTACCTGAAACTGGCCCACGGGGTCACGACGATGGTGCCCGCCCCCGACCGCGGCCTCGATGCGGCGATGGAACAGGCCCGCCTCAGCGCACGCAACGAGATCCTGGCACCCCGCATGTTTCCGATCTGGAGCTGGGGCGACAAGACCGGCCACGACCGCGCCTTCCTCGAAGACCCCGCCAACGCCCCGCAGATCGCCCGTGAGATGCGTGCACAGGGCATGCACGTGACGAGCGTCGGCCCGCTGGGGTGGAACCCCGCGCTGCTGGCGGCGGTGTGCCGGGCCGTCGAAGCGGCCGGCGGCATCACCACGTACCACATTCCGCCGAGCACGGCTGCCGTCACCAACGCCGTCGATGCCGCACGGGCCGGCGTCACCATGATCGAGCATCATTACGCCTATGCCGAATCCTCGCTCGACCGCAGCGTGCAAGACTTCCCGCGGGACTACAACTACAACGACGAAAACGCCCGCTTCCGTCACGCAGGCAAGGTATGGCTGGAAGCCAACCGGGAACGTCTCCTCACCGAAGTCGCCGACTCGCTCGTCGCCTACGGGGTGACGATGCTCCCCACACGCGTCGTCTACGAGGCCAACCGGGATATCCTCCGGGCCCAGAGCCTGCCCTGGCACGAAAAATACACCCACCAGGCGCTCATCAACTGGAACCTCCCCAACCCGGCCTACCACGGCTCCTATCATTACGACTGGACCTCGGACGACGAGTACTACTGGAGCTACGCCTTCGATCTGTGGGGCGAGCTCATCTTTGCGTTCAACAAACGCGGAGGCCGCGTCGCTTACGGCACCGACGACAACTACATCTGGGCCACCCCCGGCTTCTCCAACGTCCGCGAGCTGCAACTGCTGCGCGAGACGGGCCTGCACACCCTCGAAGTGCTCAAGGCCGCCACCTACAACAGCGCCCGAACGCTCCGCCAACCCGATCTCGGCCTCGTGCGCCCCGGCTTCCTCGCCGACCTCCTCATCGTGGACGGCAGCCCGCTGTACAACCTCCGCTTTCTCTACGCTTTCGGGGCCCTCACCCTCGACGAGGACGGCAACATGTACCGCACGCGCGGCATCGTCCACACGATCAAAGACGGGATCGTCATCGAAAACGCGCGGCTGATGGAGGAAGTCGCGCGCATGGTCGCGGCGTCGAAGCAGGGCGTGGACGCCAACCCGGTCAACGCACCCTTCATCCTCCAGCGGCCCACAGGCGACGGCGATTGA
- a CDS encoding CDP-alcohol phosphatidyltransferase family protein, whose product MGRIEDTYKARDVEEIVDIYLYRPWGYALAVLAHRLRMTPNQVTLIGMAVGVLAGHFFYYQDLRLNLLGIFLWMLGQALDGADGQLARMADMRSRLGRMLDGISDNAKFTSLYLHLGLRLVAEAGTGWVFLIAAVAGITHSYQSTLADFYRNAYLFFVVNPQKAELEKSSALRREYARLRWSKHFFEKLLMRAYITYTTRQERWCGHSIALQRRARERFGTHFPDWLRRQYRALNKPLLKYYNALTTNTRMIVLYAAVLLGNLYVFFAFEILVLNTILLLLVFRWQKRADRQLAGALEQETPVATPA is encoded by the coding sequence ATGGGGCGCATCGAAGACACCTACAAGGCACGCGACGTAGAAGAAATCGTCGACATCTACCTGTACCGCCCCTGGGGCTATGCCCTGGCCGTGCTGGCACACCGCCTGCGGATGACGCCCAACCAGGTCACCCTCATCGGCATGGCCGTCGGCGTGCTGGCCGGGCACTTCTTCTACTACCAGGACCTGCGGCTGAACCTCCTTGGCATCTTTCTCTGGATGCTCGGCCAGGCCCTGGACGGAGCGGACGGGCAGCTCGCCCGCATGGCCGACATGCGCTCCCGCCTGGGTCGTATGCTCGACGGCATCTCGGACAATGCCAAGTTCACGAGCCTCTACCTGCACCTCGGGCTGCGCCTGGTTGCCGAAGCCGGCACCGGCTGGGTCTTCCTCATCGCCGCCGTCGCCGGCATCACCCATTCCTACCAGTCCACCCTGGCCGATTTCTACCGCAACGCCTACCTGTTCTTCGTCGTCAACCCCCAGAAAGCGGAACTGGAAAAATCCTCCGCCCTGCGCCGCGAGTATGCCCGGCTCCGGTGGTCGAAGCACTTCTTCGAAAAGCTGCTCATGCGGGCCTACATCACCTACACCACCCGCCAGGAACGCTGGTGCGGGCACTCCATCGCGCTGCAGCGGCGGGCCCGGGAACGCTTCGGCACGCACTTCCCCGACTGGCTGCGCCGGCAGTACCGGGCGCTGAACAAGCCGCTGCTCAAGTACTACAACGCCCTCACGACGAACACCCGGATGATCGTCCTCTACGCCGCCGTGCTGCTGGGCAACCTCTACGTCTTCTTCGCCTTCGAGATTCTGGTGCTGAACACGATCCTGCTCCTGCTCGTCTTCCGCTGGCAAAAACGGGCGGACCGGCAGCTGGCCGGTGCGCTGGAACAGGAAACGCCGGTGGCCACGCCCGCCTGA
- a CDS encoding ATP-dependent Clp protease adaptor ClpS, protein MGNVEVVAPPKEKKRKKRKEATETLHIPQYHVVLLDDDDHTYEYVIEMLMALFGHSMSTAFRMACEVDLKGRVIVETTHRERAELKRDQIHAYGADWRIPHCRGSMSALVEPAG, encoded by the coding sequence ATGGGAAACGTCGAAGTCGTTGCGCCGCCGAAGGAGAAGAAGCGGAAAAAGCGAAAGGAAGCGACGGAAACGCTCCATATTCCGCAGTATCACGTCGTGCTGCTCGATGACGACGATCACACCTACGAATACGTCATTGAGATGCTGATGGCGCTTTTCGGTCATTCGATGAGCACGGCCTTCCGGATGGCCTGTGAGGTGGATCTGAAGGGGCGGGTCATCGTGGAGACGACGCACCGGGAGCGGGCCGAACTCAAGCGTGATCAGATCCATGCCTACGGGGCGGACTGGCGCATCCCGCACTGCAGGGGATCGATGTCGGCGCTCGTCGAACCGGCCGGGTGA